GTGAGTTGCTGGAAAAATATACATCTCCGTTTCATCCCGAATTATTTCGCCAGTCAGTGGGTGCAAAGTTGAGATTTTTTCAATCTCATCTCCAAACATCTCAATGCGAATTGCCAGCTCTTCATACATTGGAATGATTTCGATGGTGTCGCCCCGAACCCTAAAAGTTCCTCTTTCAAATGCAACGTCATTGCGCTTGTACTGTACGTCAACAAATCGTCGCAGTAGTGCGTTGCGTTCTATCTCATCCCCTACTCGAAGGGTGACCATGCGATCTATGTACTCCTGAGGGGTACCAAGTCCATAAATACATGAAACCGTTGCGACGACGATGACATCCCTACGTGTTAAGAGCGAATTAGTCGCCGAGTGGCGCAAACGCTCGACTTCGTCGTTAACACTCGAATCTTTCTCGATGAATGTATCGGTCTGCGGAACGTAGGCCTCTGGCTGGTAATAGTCATAATAGGAAACGAAGTATTCAACGGCGTTATTGGGCAGTAGTTCGCGAAACTCATTGGCTAACTGAGCAGCTAACAGTTTATTTGGAGCTAAAACAAGAGTAGGTCGCTGAAGTTTTTCAATGAGCCACGCGGTGGTGGCCGACTTTCCAGTACCCGTTGCACCGAGAAGTACTACATCCTGCTCACCTGCAGCAAATCGTCGAGCAATTTCAGCTATCGCTTCGGGCTGATCTCCTGCCGGAACAAAATCGCTTACAACTTGAAATGGCTCGACTGTTCGTTGTAAATCCGATATCGGGCGCATTGGATAATTCTAGTTAGATGTGTGGGTTAATCCATCCCAAATATTTTCCACTTGACGAAGCAAATCATCCTTAGAGCCACTGTTTTCTATGACGAAGTCGGCGATGGAAACCCTCTCCTCGAGTGAGGCTTGTGCGGTTATGCGAGCCTCAATCTCCGAAAGGTGTAACCCTTTTTCTCGCAATCGCTCAATACGCTTGTCCATCGGTGCCTCAACCGTTATAACGCTTTCAAAACGATTTGCGCCGCCGGTTTCAAAGAGAAGCGGAATCTCATAGACCAAAGTTTGATTTCCGCTCAGAGAGAGAACCGCTGCCTCGAACTCGCTTCGTACCCACGGATGAATAATCGCCTCTAACGCAGCTTTTTTAGTCGGATCTTTAAACACTAACTCACCCAAAGCGCGACGATCTATCTCGCCATTTTTCAAAATCGAATCACCAAACATTGCAACAACTTCATCGAAACCTTTCGATCCACGTTCAATAGCTGCGCGCGCTAATTGATCGGCATCAATAACTAACGCTCCGAGATCTGCGAAATATTCAGCCGCCAGAGATTTACCACTTCCAATTCCGCCCGTTAAGCCTATGACTCGCACAGGCCAACGATACCGCCTGCCTGGACTTGGAGTAGAGTCTCATGTGACGGATCTCCAGGCGTCTTGTAGTGCCACTCTAAGTCCAATAATAATATCGCCCTCCGTTATCGATATGGACAAGTAATCCATTCATTCACATTTGGGAGGAGAGATGACATGAAGCGACAACTGACATGGAAGAGAATCTCTGTAACTATATTGGGCGCAACGTTAGT
This Candidatus Planktophila sp. DNA region includes the following protein-coding sequences:
- the coaE gene encoding dephospho-CoA kinase (Dephospho-CoA kinase (CoaE) performs the final step in coenzyme A biosynthesis.), whose translation is MRVIGLTGGIGSGKSLAAEYFADLGALVIDADQLARAAIERGSKGFDEVVAMFGDSILKNGEIDRRALGELVFKDPTKKAALEAIIHPWVRSEFEAAVLSLSGNQTLVYEIPLLFETGGANRFESVITVEAPMDKRIERLREKGLHLSEIEARITAQASLEERVSIADFVIENSGSKDDLLRQVENIWDGLTHTSN
- a CDS encoding DEAD/DEAH box helicase family protein produces the protein MRPISDLQRTVEPFQVVSDFVPAGDQPEAIAEIARRFAAGEQDVVLLGATGTGKSATTAWLIEKLQRPTLVLAPNKLLAAQLANEFRELLPNNAVEYFVSYYDYYQPEAYVPQTDTFIEKDSSVNDEVERLRHSATNSLLTRRDVIVVATVSCIYGLGTPQEYIDRMVTLRVGDEIERNALLRRFVDVQYKRNDVAFERGTFRVRGDTIEIIPMYEELAIRIEMFGDEIEKISTLHPLTGEIIRDETEMYIFPATH